One Ahaetulla prasina isolate Xishuangbanna chromosome 1, ASM2864084v1, whole genome shotgun sequence DNA window includes the following coding sequences:
- the PBK gene encoding lymphokine-activated killer T-cell-originated protein kinase, translating into MAAEAAFKTPSKLEGTRRRSGQSTSSSTISIPASPFMRKLGYGTGVNVYLMKRSPRGMSCSPWAVKKINTKCNSSQQIIYQKRLNEEASILQNLQHPNIVGFRAFAEAKDGSMCLAMEYGGEKSLNDLIEERNEKHKKPFPAATILKVALHMARGLKYLHNDKKLLHGDIKSSNVVIKGDFESIKICDVGVSLPLDENMMVSDPEAEYIGTEPWKPKEALEKDGIITDKADIFSFGLTLWEMMTLSIPHLNLLGEDDDDASFDEADFDDDAYYAMLGTRPPLNMEELGPSYQRVVELFSLCTMEDPRNRPAAAQIVDVLESEEFIH; encoded by the exons ATGGCTGCGGAAGCTGCTTTCAAGACTCCTAGTAAACTAGAAGGAACAAGGAGGAGATCCG GACAAAGTACTTCTTCATCTACAATATCTATTCCAGCTTCTCCCTTCATGCGAAAACTGGGATATGGAACTGGTGTCAATGTTTATCTTATGAAACG GTCTCCCAGAGGGATGTCTTGCTCTCCCTGGgctgtgaaaaaaataaataccaaATGTAATTCCAGCCAGCAAATTATTTATCAAAAGAGACTGAATGAAGAAGCTAGTATTCTACAAAACCTTCAGCACCCAAATATTGTGG GGTTTCGTGCATTTGCTGAAGCCAAGGATGGAAGTATGTGTCTTGCTATGGAATATGGTGGGGAGAAGTCCCTGAATGACTTAattgaagaaagaaatgaaaaacacAAGAAACCTTTTCCAGCTGCCACCATTCTCAAAGTTGCACTGCACATGGCAAGAGGCTTGAAG TATCTTCACAATGACAAGAAATTGCTTCATGGTGACATAAAATCTTCTAATGTTGTCATTAAAGGTGACTTTGAATCAATAAAGATTTGTGATGTGGGTGTCTCCTTGCCTCTAGATGAAAATATGATGG tgAGTGATCCAGAAGCTGAGTACATTGGCACTGagccctggaaacccaaagaAGCTCTGGAAAAAGATGGTATTATCACCGACAAAGCTGACATCTTTTCATTTGGGCTGACTTTGTGGGAGATGATGACACTTTCCATACCTCACCTGAACCTGCTTGGAGAGGATGATGATG ATGCTTCTTTTGATGAAGCTGACTTTGATGATGATGCCTATTATGCAATGCTTGGAACTCGGCCACCACTCAATATGGAAGAGTTGGGCCCTTCATATCAAAGAGTTGTTGAGCTTTTCTCCTTGTGTACCATGGAAGATCCAAGAAACCGTCCTGCAGCAGCACAAATTGTGGATGTTTTGGAGTCGGAAGAGTTCATACATTAG
- the ESCO2 gene encoding N-acetyltransferase ESCO2 isoform X2 produces MAAVTPRKRKRCYNSLQLVNETPEKRLRIEITAEASPTKKPSSFQDKKNQNLLEQSTSLEELNTSPLQTADAPNIKSNAFPQRTSPLSGTTYNSIVTINSFYSKVNTFQSILERKQAKECHINPRNDYANLPIANKTEVVRAKIQCLKTSKRSAVSKQAKTLSRNTKKAKIEMAIPKPKGKENKNYAVEKKIEGPSKVLTMKFKPMLKLQTGAAFFATGKRGNYDSKKVFSPRRSLQFINNTTESKKQDNLLTNTKMRLSSESKAAKTGRKENQADVSPKENLDIEDKKTCNKNHIKGPLGEVKSLPNSRLLQIPHSGSLESPAQKETDAVKEVLEENSKKPSDSTNKYKVTSSNNVHSLLRAFSSNKESLQILPDKQPSSHVDLSPVRQKSPAKLKINKKTKVLAKGLKDQMIIDAGQKHIGATICKSCGMVYSVANPEDEAHHVQYHQRFIEGIKYTSWKNEHVVAEFWDGKIILILQNDPKYVIKKIIGCLIAEPVRQAFRVLSEPIPVESPTKNSLEHQRAWCCSTKPENVYCGISRIWVFSLMRRKRIASRLVDVMRQTFLFGCSLSINEIAFSDPTPDGKLFAAKYCKVPNFLVYNFIS; encoded by the exons ATGGCAGCTGTTactccaagaaaaagaaaacgcTGTTataatag TTTACAGCTGGTAAATGAGACTCCAGAGAAAAGGTTGAGGATAGAAATTACTGCAGAAGCATCTCCAACCAAAAAACCTTCTAGTTTCCAAgataaaaaaaaccagaacttGCTTGAACAGTCAACCAGCTTGGAGGAACTTAATACTTCACCATTGCAGACAGCAGATGCACCAAATATAAAATCAAATGCATTCCCACAGAGAACATCTCCACTGTCTGGCACTACATATAATTCCATTGTGACAATCAATTCCTTTTACAGTAAAGTAAATACATTTCAGAGTATTctggaaagaaaacaagcaaaggaATGTCATATAAATCCCAGAAATGATTATGCAAATTTACCTATTGCTAACAAGACAGAAGTGGTACGAGCCAAGATTCAATGTCTTAAAACTTCCAAACGCTCAGCTGTTTCCAAGCAGGCTAAGACCTTATCAAGAAATACCAAAAAAGCTAAAATAGAAATGGCTATACCTAAGCCTAAGGGGAAAGAGAATAAAAATTATGctgtagaaaagaaaatagaaggtcCTTCTAAAGTTCTAACCATGAAGTTCAAACCTATGTTAAAACTCCAGACAGGGGCAGCATTTTTTGCCACTGGGAAGAGGGGGAACTATGACTCTAAGAAGGTGTTTTCACCACGAAGATCTCTCCAATTTATTAACAATACCACAGAAAGCAAGAAGCAGGACAATCTTCTCACAAATACCAAAATGCGCTTATCTTCTGAAAGCAAAGCAGCTAAAACTggcaggaaagaaaaccaagCAGACGTATCCCCAAAAGAAAATCTTGATATTGAGGATAAGAAGACATGTAATAAAAATCACATTAAGGGCCCTTTGGGTGAAGTGAAATCATTACCAAATTCTAGGCTTCTTCAAATTCCTCACTCTGGTTCTTTGGAATCCCCAGCTCAGAAAGAAACTGATGCTGTGAAAGAG GTTTTGGAAGAAAACTCAAAGAAACCATCTGACAGTACAAACAAATATAAGGTTACCTCTTCCA ACAATGTCCATTCTTTGCTCAGAGCATTTTCCAGCAACAAAGAAAG CCTACAGATTCTTCCAGATAAACAACCTTCATCACATGTAGACTTGAGTCCAGTAAGGCAGAAGTCTCCCGCCAAACTAAAAATCAACAAGAAGACAAAAGTACTGGCCAAAGGCTTGAAGGATCAAATGATCATT GACGCTGGTCAAAAACATATTGGTGCCACCATCTGCAAATCATGCGGCATGGTTTATTCAGTTGCCAATCCAGAGGATGAAGCACATCATGTCCAGTATCATCAAAGATTTATTGAGGGAATAAAATACACA AGCTGGAAGAATGAGCATGTAGTTGCAGAATTCTGGGATGGGAAAATTATCTTGATTCTACAGAATGATCCAAAATATGTCATCAAAAAG ATAATTGGCTGCTTAATTGCTGAGCCAGTCAGACAG GCTTTCCGAGTGCTTTCAGAGCCCATACCAGTGGAGTCCCCTACTAAAAATAGCCTAGAGCATCAGCGTGCCTGGTGTTGCTCAACAAAGCCAGAAAATGTCTACTGCGGGATTAGCCGAATCTGGGTGTTCAGCCTGATGCGGAGGAAGCGCATTGCCAGCCGTTTGGTGGATGTGATGAG GCAaacttttttatttggctgttcccTAAGCATCAATGAAATCGCCTTTTCAGATCCAACACCAGATGGAAAGCTATTTGCAGCAAAATATTGCAAAGTACCCAACTTCCTTGTTTATAATTTCATTAGCTAA
- the ESCO2 gene encoding N-acetyltransferase ESCO2 isoform X1 — protein sequence MAAVTPRKRKRCYNSLQLVNETPEKRLRIEITAEASPTKKPSSFQDKKNQNLLEQSTSLEELNTSPLQTADAPNIKSNAFPQRTSPLSGTTYNSIVTINSFYSKVNTFQSILERKQAKECHINPRNDYANLPIANKTEVVRAKIQCLKTSKRSAVSKQAKTLSRNTKKAKIEMAIPKPKGKENKNYAVEKKIEGPSKVLTMKFKPMLKLQTGAAFFATGKRGNYDSKKVFSPRRSLQFINNTTESKKQDNLLTNTKMRLSSESKAAKTGRKENQADVSPKENLDIEDKKTCNKNHIKGPLGEVKSLPNSRLLQIPHSGSLESPAQKETDAVKEVLEENSKKPSDSTNKYKVTSSNNVHSLLRAFSSNKESLQILPDKQPSSHVDLSPVRQKSPAKLKINKKTKVLAKGLKDQMIIDAGQKHIGATICKSCGMVYSVANPEDEAHHVQYHQRFIEGIKYTSWKNEHVVAEFWDGKIILILQNDPKYVIKKADDICKLVDNELGFKHVVQIDPSQTKTYLFVSNEKKIIGCLIAEPVRQAFRVLSEPIPVESPTKNSLEHQRAWCCSTKPENVYCGISRIWVFSLMRRKRIASRLVDVMRQTFLFGCSLSINEIAFSDPTPDGKLFAAKYCKVPNFLVYNFIS from the exons ATGGCAGCTGTTactccaagaaaaagaaaacgcTGTTataatag TTTACAGCTGGTAAATGAGACTCCAGAGAAAAGGTTGAGGATAGAAATTACTGCAGAAGCATCTCCAACCAAAAAACCTTCTAGTTTCCAAgataaaaaaaaccagaacttGCTTGAACAGTCAACCAGCTTGGAGGAACTTAATACTTCACCATTGCAGACAGCAGATGCACCAAATATAAAATCAAATGCATTCCCACAGAGAACATCTCCACTGTCTGGCACTACATATAATTCCATTGTGACAATCAATTCCTTTTACAGTAAAGTAAATACATTTCAGAGTATTctggaaagaaaacaagcaaaggaATGTCATATAAATCCCAGAAATGATTATGCAAATTTACCTATTGCTAACAAGACAGAAGTGGTACGAGCCAAGATTCAATGTCTTAAAACTTCCAAACGCTCAGCTGTTTCCAAGCAGGCTAAGACCTTATCAAGAAATACCAAAAAAGCTAAAATAGAAATGGCTATACCTAAGCCTAAGGGGAAAGAGAATAAAAATTATGctgtagaaaagaaaatagaaggtcCTTCTAAAGTTCTAACCATGAAGTTCAAACCTATGTTAAAACTCCAGACAGGGGCAGCATTTTTTGCCACTGGGAAGAGGGGGAACTATGACTCTAAGAAGGTGTTTTCACCACGAAGATCTCTCCAATTTATTAACAATACCACAGAAAGCAAGAAGCAGGACAATCTTCTCACAAATACCAAAATGCGCTTATCTTCTGAAAGCAAAGCAGCTAAAACTggcaggaaagaaaaccaagCAGACGTATCCCCAAAAGAAAATCTTGATATTGAGGATAAGAAGACATGTAATAAAAATCACATTAAGGGCCCTTTGGGTGAAGTGAAATCATTACCAAATTCTAGGCTTCTTCAAATTCCTCACTCTGGTTCTTTGGAATCCCCAGCTCAGAAAGAAACTGATGCTGTGAAAGAG GTTTTGGAAGAAAACTCAAAGAAACCATCTGACAGTACAAACAAATATAAGGTTACCTCTTCCA ACAATGTCCATTCTTTGCTCAGAGCATTTTCCAGCAACAAAGAAAG CCTACAGATTCTTCCAGATAAACAACCTTCATCACATGTAGACTTGAGTCCAGTAAGGCAGAAGTCTCCCGCCAAACTAAAAATCAACAAGAAGACAAAAGTACTGGCCAAAGGCTTGAAGGATCAAATGATCATT GACGCTGGTCAAAAACATATTGGTGCCACCATCTGCAAATCATGCGGCATGGTTTATTCAGTTGCCAATCCAGAGGATGAAGCACATCATGTCCAGTATCATCAAAGATTTATTGAGGGAATAAAATACACA AGCTGGAAGAATGAGCATGTAGTTGCAGAATTCTGGGATGGGAAAATTATCTTGATTCTACAGAATGATCCAAAATATGTCATCAAAAAG GCTGATGATATATGCAAACTTGTAGATAATGAACTTGGTTTTAAACATGTGGTACAGATTGATCCATCACAGACTAAAACATACTTGTTTGTATCCAATGAAAAAAAGATAATTGGCTGCTTAATTGCTGAGCCAGTCAGACAG GCTTTCCGAGTGCTTTCAGAGCCCATACCAGTGGAGTCCCCTACTAAAAATAGCCTAGAGCATCAGCGTGCCTGGTGTTGCTCAACAAAGCCAGAAAATGTCTACTGCGGGATTAGCCGAATCTGGGTGTTCAGCCTGATGCGGAGGAAGCGCATTGCCAGCCGTTTGGTGGATGTGATGAG GCAaacttttttatttggctgttcccTAAGCATCAATGAAATCGCCTTTTCAGATCCAACACCAGATGGAAAGCTATTTGCAGCAAAATATTGCAAAGTACCCAACTTCCTTGTTTATAATTTCATTAGCTAA